In a single window of the Halopiger xanaduensis SH-6 genome:
- the sfsA gene encoding DNA/RNA nuclease SfsA — MELFTFDDELTAGRIVDRPNRFVVRVRFDEEPERVFLGDPGALEGILEPGREILCSPVDDPDRSTDYDAIAIDVDGTYVSVRAALANDLFEQLLAADALPAFEEYAFRKREPQLPDHGRADFLLHDRSDSPAYVEVKSCTHVDNGIAKFPDRQTERGRRHLRSLAGLVDDGHEAHVVFVVQRPDVDRFRPYREVDPDFAELFAQVRNAGVTVHALATAFDPPQYRLHERALPIDLEA; from the coding sequence ATGGAACTGTTCACGTTCGATGACGAACTCACGGCGGGGCGGATCGTGGACCGGCCGAACCGATTCGTCGTTCGCGTTCGGTTCGACGAGGAGCCCGAACGGGTGTTCTTAGGCGATCCCGGCGCACTCGAGGGCATCCTCGAGCCAGGACGTGAGATCCTCTGTTCGCCCGTCGACGACCCCGACAGATCGACCGACTACGACGCGATCGCGATCGACGTCGACGGGACGTACGTGAGCGTCCGCGCGGCGCTCGCGAACGACCTCTTCGAACAACTACTGGCGGCCGACGCGCTCCCCGCCTTCGAGGAGTACGCGTTTCGCAAGCGGGAACCGCAACTCCCCGACCACGGTCGGGCCGACTTTCTCCTCCACGACCGGTCCGATTCACCCGCGTACGTCGAGGTCAAGTCCTGTACGCACGTCGATAACGGGATTGCGAAGTTTCCCGATCGACAGACCGAACGCGGCCGTCGACACCTCCGCAGTCTCGCCGGTCTCGTCGACGACGGGCACGAGGCACACGTCGTATTCGTGGTGCAACGGCCCGACGTCGATCGATTCCGGCCGTACCGCGAGGTCGACCCTGACTTCGCCGAGCTATTCGCACAGGTACGCAACGCCGGCGTGACGGTGCACGCGCTCGCGACCGCATTCGATCCGCCGCAGTATCGGCTCCACGAACGTGCGCTTCCGATCGATCTCGAGGCGTAA
- a CDS encoding dihydrofolate reductase family protein, with translation MISRGDLVGQFHDHGLLDEILLSVAPVTLGSGAPLLPRRITSPSLKLVDVQKHGDVFAELTHEIQ, from the coding sequence ATTATAAGCCGGGGTGACCTCGTCGGGCAGTTCCACGATCACGGACTGCTCGACGAAATCCTTCTCAGCGTTGCACCCGTCACGCTCGGTTCGGGTGCGCCACTACTGCCGCGCAGGATCACCAGCCCGTCCCTGAAACTGGTCGACGTCCAGAAACACGGCGACGTTTTTGCAGAACTCACCCACGAAATTCAGTAA
- a CDS encoding peptide-methionine (S)-S-oxide reductase: MLTPTVIEEFDAKVPDASETATFGLGCFWGPDAAAGALDGVVRTRVGYAGGTKPDPSYDVIGDHTEVVQLEYDPDQLSFGNLLEWAFAEHHPYKQPKKRQYQRIVFTETADQRAQLRSYLADSEFDRETIETRFEALEDFHVAEEYHQKFQLRGKRWITEAFDSAGYDATAVRESPAAAKLNAHVAGHDVDVPFLEPSSARRSA, encoded by the coding sequence ATGCTCACACCAACAGTTATCGAAGAATTCGATGCAAAGGTACCGGATGCCAGTGAAACGGCGACCTTCGGCCTCGGTTGCTTCTGGGGACCCGACGCAGCGGCTGGCGCACTGGACGGCGTTGTTCGAACGCGGGTCGGCTACGCCGGCGGGACGAAACCCGATCCCTCCTACGATGTCATCGGCGATCACACGGAGGTCGTCCAACTCGAGTACGATCCCGATCAGCTGTCGTTCGGCAACCTCCTCGAGTGGGCGTTCGCGGAGCACCATCCGTACAAACAGCCGAAGAAGCGCCAGTATCAGCGCATCGTCTTTACCGAGACGGCCGACCAACGGGCCCAGCTTCGATCGTATTTGGCCGACTCCGAGTTCGACCGAGAGACGATCGAGACGCGGTTCGAAGCGCTCGAGGACTTTCATGTTGCTGAGGAGTACCACCAGAAATTCCAGCTCCGGGGAAAACGCTGGATCACAGAGGCCTTCGATAGCGCGGGTTACGATGCTACTGCAGTGCGGGAGTCACCCGCTGCAGCGAAACTAAACGCGCACGTCGCCGGTCACGACGTAGACGTTCCTTTTCTCGAACCATCGTCCGCTCGCCGTTCAGCATAA
- a CDS encoding asparaginase, with protein sequence MSPPQIRVLSTGGTIASTDGPDGATPSEDGADLVGAVPELEDVATVDVESVCDELSFHLSFADVASMARAVERAADDGVDGVVITHGTDTMEESAYYLDLAIDAEIPVVFTGAQRPADHPGADGPANLLQAVRVAADDRFEDGVYIAFGNLVHAARWVTKARAGRPEAYASPDAGPVAEITADGLALRREPRSESVSIPALETTARVEVVTSGLGVDSRQLERAVTDGVDGIVLAASGIGNTTPELGDAVADTVADGIPVVVATRCYDGAVGARYGGPGGSQTLRDHGTIPAGELPPWKARIKLGLALSAFDDHEAVRQTFERQ encoded by the coding sequence ATGTCTCCCCCACAGATTCGCGTCCTGAGCACCGGCGGAACGATCGCCTCAACGGACGGTCCGGACGGGGCGACGCCGTCCGAGGACGGCGCCGACCTCGTCGGGGCAGTTCCCGAACTCGAGGACGTGGCGACTGTCGACGTCGAATCCGTCTGCGACGAACTCAGCTTCCATCTCTCGTTTGCGGACGTCGCGTCGATGGCGCGCGCCGTCGAGCGTGCAGCGGATGACGGAGTCGACGGCGTCGTCATCACTCACGGCACCGATACGATGGAGGAGTCGGCGTACTACCTCGATCTAGCGATCGACGCCGAGATCCCGGTCGTGTTTACGGGAGCGCAACGACCCGCAGATCATCCGGGGGCGGACGGGCCTGCGAATCTGCTGCAGGCGGTTCGAGTCGCAGCTGACGACCGCTTCGAGGACGGCGTTTACATCGCCTTTGGGAATCTCGTCCACGCGGCCAGATGGGTGACGAAAGCGCGGGCGGGCCGGCCGGAAGCCTACGCCTCACCCGACGCGGGGCCGGTCGCTGAAATCACGGCCGACGGACTGGCGCTGCGACGCGAGCCCCGCAGCGAGTCGGTATCGATACCCGCCCTCGAGACGACGGCCCGAGTCGAGGTGGTCACCAGCGGCTTGGGCGTCGATAGCCGACAACTCGAGCGTGCCGTTACTGACGGCGTTGACGGAATCGTCCTGGCTGCGAGCGGTATCGGGAACACAACCCCCGAACTCGGCGATGCTGTCGCCGATACGGTTGCTGACGGAATTCCGGTCGTCGTCGCGACGCGCTGTTACGACGGCGCTGTCGGTGCGCGATACGGCGGGCCCGGTGGCAGCCAAACGCTCCGTGATCACGGGACGATTCCAGCCGGCGAGCTTCCCCCGTGGAAGGCACGAATCAAACTCGGGTTGGCACTATCGGCCTTCGATGATCACGAGGCTGTCCGGCAGACGTTCGAACGCCAGTAG